The Glycine max cultivar Williams 82 chromosome 17, Glycine_max_v4.0, whole genome shotgun sequence genome contains the following window.
tttaaaatataaataataagattagctttttaaaaagataaaggatgaatttgaatttaaaaaaagactaaaaagtataattttaccttaaataataatcacaaaaatgaaacaaatgctTAAAAATCTTCATGTGGTGTTTAGTAACAAACTTCCAAAGGCCTACAGTAATTGTAAGAGAAATCCAATGTCTTGAAGAtggattttgaaatataaaaaaattgaatttgtattAGAGTTTCATTTGTCGGAGAAATAAGATTGTCAGTTCGAAAAgagaaatgataatttttatagtgttattttttaataacctTCTAccacttcatttataaaaacacCAATAGTGTTGGGATGCATTTTTTTAACCTTGTTCGGTAACTTTTATTTTGTCAACTCAAgtatatatgtttttggtttttacGGATGAAAAATATGTAAAGTCGAAGCCGTGAAggtatcatgataaaaaaaaaatgtaaatattttgttgtcGAACGAAAATATGGattgttggattttttttctgaatatatattttatatataatagttaaaatgatttttttattttattcttttaacaaaacTTCCGACTTGTTTGTTTTGCGCTTTTTAGCATTCTTTTTCTCTGAAGGATATTCTAAAAATTTATCGATAATAAGATATTTAAGAGAAACAATTAAAGacagttttcaatttttttacaaaatggaAAGGATTATAAAGTCACTTTTAAAGTTTAACCAAATCCACTTGATATTTCTATCAGAAAATTTACAAAGAACAAGAAGAATgcaactttattttatattggcGTATACTCTTTGCAACAATcattttatagtaaaaaaacaGGTATCCTTTGGAACAATTCCGTTAGAATCCGAGTAGAAttaatgcatgtttggattgtagtttataaaagtattttaataattatttctttcaaactaAATTTTCAGGCTAAATTTTaaccataaatatatttttggggaGAAATCAAACATAATGTAAAACTCATTTTCTTCTCCAAACTAAATTCCGACAAACTAAACATAATCCAGACGcttgttagtttttattcaaaaaaagaaattatgattttcatttattataactTGTACCATATAATATATTactgttgtttttatttatttattttttatatgaagatATAATACATTACTGGTGGTCCCTGCTTCTAATACAAAGGATATCAtattcttcaataaaaaaagtaaagaaaaactATTAAGGCTTTATGTGacacaaaaaaagaagttgTGGTCTTGCTTTTCTAGTATCTATACATTGAATTGAGGGCTTAAATTAGGTTCCAAAGTAATCATAACTTAAATATGCAAAACAGCGGCTTGACAATAAGTACCGGAATAAAGGGATTGTGCCTGAATCAGAATGATAATGAGACAGTATAAACAGGTAATGTAATAGAGATCATGcaagaatgaaaaaagaaggaatACTGAAGCTTAATAATAGTTAAGGAATGATCAACCAGCCAGAAGTGAAAACTTGAAGACTATTAAACTCAGTAACAACAGAGGGTGCACTCCATTCGCCTAAGTCTAATACAAATCCAGACAAAGCTTCAGAGGTTGCCACTCCTCCTTTTCCATTTCCCTAAAACTCCATTTTCCCAGAAAATTtagaacaaaaaaacaaaaagaacgaCAAAACAAAAAGGGCACCTCTGGCTTTCACGTACATGCTCTATAATGAGTTCCTCAGCAGCAGGACCTCACATTCCAATTCCATATGAATgccaataatcaaataaaaaatattgcatgGGATCCTAATGTGACAATGATGATGACTTCATTGTGGTGATGCCAAACATGAAACTAATAAGGACATGACCATGAGTCATAGTGGTGAATTAATCCACCAACACCAATTACTCTATAAAACCTGTTTTGGTCAAAATGGCATTTCTCACTTTACTAAGATCTCTCCCTTTCAGTGTCCTCCCGATCCCTTCACACACAGAGAAAGATGAAATCTGGCTCCTTGCAAGTTTCCTAGCAATCCATTCATGAGGAGGAATCATATCATCCTCATCCTCATCGTCATCATCACCATAATGATCTCCAAAACCACAATCAGGCTTCTTGTTGTTTACACCCTCCTCAACACCCTTTTTCCCATATATTTTAGACCAACCAGGAATGCTCGTAGGTGCTGAGGACCTTTGAACCACATTTGAATCAGAATCAGATTCCAAGGAGTGTAGTGTGACACTATTAGTCCTTGTAATCTTTCTTGGAGAGGTTGATACGAGCCATGCAGAGGAAGAACCATAGGACTCCTTAGATACCCTCATTTTTGGACTTAAAAagtctctctccctctccatgGTCAAACCCCACACATTTTCTTCATCAAAATCTTCGTTCCTCATTGACCCCCCACCAAAACCACTGTTTTGGTCCAGAAAACCACCCCAATCTGCCATTGGTATCTATTAGTTCTGCAATCTTATCTGCTGCCTGCAAATACAGATAAAGGGGGTGCTTGTGAGAAAACAAACCAAGGG
Protein-coding sequences here:
- the LOC100810697 gene encoding uncharacterized protein, with the protein product MADWGGFLDQNSGFGGGSMRNEDFDEENVWGLTMERERDFLSPKMRVSKESYGSSSAWLVSTSPRKITRTNSVTLHSLESDSDSNVVQRSSAPTSIPGWSKIYGKKGVEEGVNNKKPDCGFGDHYGDDDDEDEDDMIPPHEWIARKLARSQISSFSVCEGIGRTLKGRDLSKVRNAILTKTGFIE